Proteins encoded within one genomic window of Polaribacter sp. NJDZ03:
- a CDS encoding porin family protein — MKTVLTLLLILINVFGAFAQKDSLNLGDRYAEDQIYIGVSYAQFVDQPQEISKSNFSYGLSIGFMKDVILNKQGSISVAAGVGYGFDFFNHELKVEEINNTTTFSSDASISANLFKSHNLEFPLEFRWRTSTATKYSFWRVYGGIKFSYNFANRFQFDNDSNNTFKFKNVSSYNKLQYGLTLSTGYDEFNINLYYGLTPVFKNSTISGEVINTKILKFGLTFYLL, encoded by the coding sequence ATGAAAACAGTTTTAACTCTCCTTTTAATATTAATTAATGTATTTGGAGCTTTTGCCCAGAAAGACTCCTTAAATCTAGGTGACAGATATGCAGAAGATCAAATTTATATTGGAGTTTCTTACGCACAATTTGTAGATCAACCACAAGAAATATCTAAAAGTAATTTTTCCTATGGACTTTCTATTGGGTTTATGAAAGATGTAATTCTAAATAAACAGGGTAGTATATCTGTAGCAGCAGGAGTAGGGTATGGATTTGATTTTTTTAATCATGAGCTTAAAGTAGAAGAAATAAATAACACAACTACTTTTAGTAGTGATGCTAGTATTAGTGCTAATTTGTTTAAATCACATAACTTAGAGTTTCCATTAGAATTTAGATGGAGAACTTCTACAGCGACTAAATATAGTTTTTGGAGGGTGTATGGTGGTATTAAATTCTCTTACAACTTTGCTAATAGATTTCAATTTGATAATGATAGCAATAATACTTTTAAATTCAAGAATGTTTCTAGTTATAATAAATTGCAGTACGGCTTAACACTTTCTACAGGTTATGATGAGTTTAATATAAACCTTTACTATGGTTTAACACCAGTTTTTAAAAATAGTACTATAAGCGGAGAAGTTATAAATACTAAAATATTAAAATTTGGACTAACTTTTTATCTTTTATAA
- a CDS encoding biopolymer transporter ExbD, protein MSKFRKKKKGMPGVNTAALPDIVFMLLFFFMVTTTMRETSLQIDAPRLPSATEVKKLEHKSLVTTIYVGKAKDAKYGTSFNRIQLNDKIATADEVPAFIINARSKVSEAEVPFMTTSIKADTESSVGTITDIRLKLRDVNALKISYSASKKTE, encoded by the coding sequence ATGTCTAAATTTAGAAAAAAGAAGAAAGGAATGCCAGGAGTAAATACTGCAGCTTTACCTGATATTGTATTTATGTTGTTATTCTTTTTCATGGTAACTACTACCATGAGAGAAACTTCTTTACAGATTGATGCTCCAAGGTTACCTTCGGCAACAGAAGTAAAGAAATTAGAGCATAAAAGTTTGGTAACAACAATTTATGTTGGTAAAGCAAAGGATGCTAAATATGGTACGAGTTTTAATAGAATTCAATTGAATGATAAAATTGCTACTGCGGATGAAGTTCCTGCATTTATAATAAATGCAAGATCTAAAGTCTCTGAAGCAGAAGTTCCATTTATGACAACTTCTATTAAGGCAGATACAGAATCTAGTGTTGGTACAATTACAGACATTAGATTAAAATTAAGAGACGTAAATGCTCTTAAAATTAGTTATTCTGCTTCTAAAAAGACTGAGTAA
- a CDS encoding biopolymer transporter ExbD: MARRENPEINAGSMADIAFLLLIFFLVTTTMNVDSGVSKKLSEKPPADYVPPVIKEKNIFEVNINRNNELLVEGERMDIKDLKEAAIAFVDNGGGEGKVENGVASGPCAYCKGERSDDSSDHPNKAIISVQSDRLTEYGTYLTVQDELLKAYSFLRNRLSVEKYKIPFEELEEAYKDDRTNENLKNRVEFIKTAYPQIISDQEPTN, translated from the coding sequence ATGGCAAGAAGAGAGAATCCAGAAATTAATGCAGGTTCTATGGCAGATATTGCCTTCTTGCTGTTAATCTTTTTCTTAGTAACAACAACCATGAATGTGGATTCAGGAGTTTCCAAAAAACTTTCTGAAAAACCACCAGCAGATTATGTACCACCTGTTATTAAAGAAAAAAACATTTTTGAGGTAAACATTAATAGAAATAATGAGCTTTTAGTTGAAGGCGAAAGAATGGATATTAAAGACCTAAAAGAAGCTGCTATTGCTTTTGTAGACAATGGTGGAGGTGAAGGTAAAGTTGAAAATGGTGTTGCTAGTGGACCATGTGCTTATTGTAAAGGTGAAAGAAGTGATGATTCTTCAGATCACCCTAACAAAGCAATTATATCGGTACAGAGTGATAGATTAACAGAGTATGGAACTTATTTAACTGTTCAAGATGAATTGTTAAAAGCTTATAGTTTTTTAAGAAATAGATTAAGTGTTGAGAAATACAAAATCCCTTTTGAAGAACTTGAAGAAGCTTATAAGGATGATAGGACTAATGAAAATTTGAAGAATAGAGTTGAATTTATTAAAACAGCTTATCCTCAGATTATTTCAGATCAAGAACCTACAAATTAA